A genomic segment from Bacteroidota bacterium encodes:
- a CDS encoding large conductance mechanosensitive channel protein MscL gives MGMLKEFKAFAVKGNMVDMAVGIVIGAAFATVV, from the coding sequence ATGGGTATGCTAAAAGAGTTTAAAGCCTTTGCAGTAAAGGGTAATATGGTCGATATGGCTGTAGGTATTGTCATTGGAGCTGCATTCGCAACAGTTGTAAA